One Salmo trutta chromosome 24, fSalTru1.1, whole genome shotgun sequence genomic region harbors:
- the LOC115161010 gene encoding secreted frizzled-related protein 3 isoform X1 gives MIMFSHELFVSFLAVTCLFRVPRASSAACEPVRIPLCKSMPWNMTKMPNHLHHSTQANAVLAIEQFEGLLGTQCSTDLLFFLCAMYAPICTIDFQHDPIKPCKSVCERAKCGCEPVMKRYNHTWPESLACEDLPVYDRGVCISPEAIVKAEGPDNPYYQDPSKCSPESTPDFPSDSHNVNCKGASNDRCKCKSVKLGLKTYLKNNYNYVIRARVKEIKSRNHDLSAIVEVKEILKSSFVNIPRDTVTLHYNSGCPCPPLTANDEYIIMGYENEERSRLLLIEGSIAQKWKDRMGRKVRRWDQVLRDQSRGNSGRSNMQRSRH, from the exons ATGATCATGTTTTCCCACGAGTTATTCGTCTCCTTCCTCGCGGTTACCTGTCTGTTTAGGGTACCCAGAGCGTCTTCGGCGGCATGTGAGCCCGTTCGGATCCCTCTGTGCAAGTCCATGCCCTGGAACATGACGAAAATGCCCAACCACCTCCACCACAGCACCCAGGCGAACGCAGTCCTGGCCATTGAGCAGTTTGAAGGGCTTCTTGGCACCCAGTGTAGTACAGATTTACTGTTCTTTCTGTGCGCCATGTATGCCCCAATATGCACTATTGACTTTCAACACGACCCTATCAAGCCCTGCAAGTCGGTGTGTGAGCGTGCGAAGTGCGGCTGTGAACCGGTGATGAAGCGTTATAATCACACCTGGCCAGAGAGCTTGGCCTGCGAGGATCTGCCAGTCTACGACCGGGGAGTCTGTATCTCACCTGAGGCCATTGTAAAAGCAGAAGGACCAG ACAACCCTTACTATCAGGACCCCTCAAAATGCTCACCTG AATCAACTCCTGACTTTCCAAGTGATTCTCACAATGTCAACTGTAAAGGAGCCAGCAATG ATCGTTGCAAGTGCAAGTCAGTTAAACTGGGTCTCAAGACCTACCTAAAGAATAATTACAACTATG TGATTCGTGCAAGGGTGAAGGAGATTAAAAGCAGGAATCATGACTTGAGTGCAATCGTGGAGGTCAAAGAAATCCTGAAGTCTTCCTTTGTAAACATCCCTCGTGATACAGTCACACTGCACTACAACTCTGGCTgtccctgtcctcctctcactGCCAACGACGAGTACATCATCATGGGTTATGAGAATGAGGAGAGGTCCAG GCTTCTGCTCATCGAAGGCTCCATTGCACAGAAGTGGAAGGACCGTATGGGGAGGAAGGTGAGGCGTTGGGACCAGGTACTGAGGGACCAGAGCCGGGGGAACTCCGGCAGAAGCAATATGCAGAGGAGCCGCCACTGA
- the LOC115161010 gene encoding secreted frizzled-related protein 3 isoform X2 has translation MIMFSHELFVSFLAVTCLFRVPRASSAACEPVRIPLCKSMPWNMTKMPNHLHHSTQANAVLAIEQFEGLLGTQCSTDLLFFLCAMYAPICTIDFQHDPIKPCKSVCERAKCGCEPVMKRYNHTWPESLACEDLPVYDRGVCISPEAIVKAEGPESTPDFPSDSHNVNCKGASNDRCKCKSVKLGLKTYLKNNYNYVIRARVKEIKSRNHDLSAIVEVKEILKSSFVNIPRDTVTLHYNSGCPCPPLTANDEYIIMGYENEERSRLLLIEGSIAQKWKDRMGRKVRRWDQVLRDQSRGNSGRSNMQRSRH, from the exons ATGATCATGTTTTCCCACGAGTTATTCGTCTCCTTCCTCGCGGTTACCTGTCTGTTTAGGGTACCCAGAGCGTCTTCGGCGGCATGTGAGCCCGTTCGGATCCCTCTGTGCAAGTCCATGCCCTGGAACATGACGAAAATGCCCAACCACCTCCACCACAGCACCCAGGCGAACGCAGTCCTGGCCATTGAGCAGTTTGAAGGGCTTCTTGGCACCCAGTGTAGTACAGATTTACTGTTCTTTCTGTGCGCCATGTATGCCCCAATATGCACTATTGACTTTCAACACGACCCTATCAAGCCCTGCAAGTCGGTGTGTGAGCGTGCGAAGTGCGGCTGTGAACCGGTGATGAAGCGTTATAATCACACCTGGCCAGAGAGCTTGGCCTGCGAGGATCTGCCAGTCTACGACCGGGGAGTCTGTATCTCACCTGAGGCCATTGTAAAAGCAGAAGGACCAG AATCAACTCCTGACTTTCCAAGTGATTCTCACAATGTCAACTGTAAAGGAGCCAGCAATG ATCGTTGCAAGTGCAAGTCAGTTAAACTGGGTCTCAAGACCTACCTAAAGAATAATTACAACTATG TGATTCGTGCAAGGGTGAAGGAGATTAAAAGCAGGAATCATGACTTGAGTGCAATCGTGGAGGTCAAAGAAATCCTGAAGTCTTCCTTTGTAAACATCCCTCGTGATACAGTCACACTGCACTACAACTCTGGCTgtccctgtcctcctctcactGCCAACGACGAGTACATCATCATGGGTTATGAGAATGAGGAGAGGTCCAG GCTTCTGCTCATCGAAGGCTCCATTGCACAGAAGTGGAAGGACCGTATGGGGAGGAAGGTGAGGCGTTGGGACCAGGTACTGAGGGACCAGAGCCGGGGGAACTCCGGCAGAAGCAATATGCAGAGGAGCCGCCACTGA
- the LOC115161010 gene encoding secreted frizzled-related protein 3 isoform X3: protein MIMFSHELFVSFLAVTCLFRVPRASSAACEPVRIPLCKSMPWNMTKMPNHLHHSTQANAVLAIEQFEGLLGTQCSTDLLFFLCAMYAPICTIDFQHDPIKPCKSVCERAKCGCEPVMKRYNHTWPESLACEDLPVYDRGVCISPEAIVKAEGPDRCKCKSVKLGLKTYLKNNYNYVIRARVKEIKSRNHDLSAIVEVKEILKSSFVNIPRDTVTLHYNSGCPCPPLTANDEYIIMGYENEERSRLLLIEGSIAQKWKDRMGRKVRRWDQVLRDQSRGNSGRSNMQRSRH, encoded by the exons ATGATCATGTTTTCCCACGAGTTATTCGTCTCCTTCCTCGCGGTTACCTGTCTGTTTAGGGTACCCAGAGCGTCTTCGGCGGCATGTGAGCCCGTTCGGATCCCTCTGTGCAAGTCCATGCCCTGGAACATGACGAAAATGCCCAACCACCTCCACCACAGCACCCAGGCGAACGCAGTCCTGGCCATTGAGCAGTTTGAAGGGCTTCTTGGCACCCAGTGTAGTACAGATTTACTGTTCTTTCTGTGCGCCATGTATGCCCCAATATGCACTATTGACTTTCAACACGACCCTATCAAGCCCTGCAAGTCGGTGTGTGAGCGTGCGAAGTGCGGCTGTGAACCGGTGATGAAGCGTTATAATCACACCTGGCCAGAGAGCTTGGCCTGCGAGGATCTGCCAGTCTACGACCGGGGAGTCTGTATCTCACCTGAGGCCATTGTAAAAGCAGAAGGACCAG ATCGTTGCAAGTGCAAGTCAGTTAAACTGGGTCTCAAGACCTACCTAAAGAATAATTACAACTATG TGATTCGTGCAAGGGTGAAGGAGATTAAAAGCAGGAATCATGACTTGAGTGCAATCGTGGAGGTCAAAGAAATCCTGAAGTCTTCCTTTGTAAACATCCCTCGTGATACAGTCACACTGCACTACAACTCTGGCTgtccctgtcctcctctcactGCCAACGACGAGTACATCATCATGGGTTATGAGAATGAGGAGAGGTCCAG GCTTCTGCTCATCGAAGGCTCCATTGCACAGAAGTGGAAGGACCGTATGGGGAGGAAGGTGAGGCGTTGGGACCAGGTACTGAGGGACCAGAGCCGGGGGAACTCCGGCAGAAGCAATATGCAGAGGAGCCGCCACTGA